Proteins co-encoded in one Alphaproteobacteria bacterium PA2 genomic window:
- a CDS encoding transcriptional regulator, whose amino-acid sequence MPISIQLDRMLLKRRMSLTELADRVGVTIANLSILKTGKARAVRFSTLAALCRELECQPGDLIAYEPGPFEDDDDME is encoded by the coding sequence ATGCCCATCAGCATCCAGCTTGACCGAATGCTTCTCAAGCGACGCATGTCGTTGACAGAACTGGCTGACCGGGTCGGGGTCACCATCGCCAACCTCTCCATACTGAAAACCGGCAAGGCCCGCGCGGTCCGGTTTTCCACCCTGGCGGCCCTCTGTCGGGAGCTGGAATGCCAACCCGGCGACCTGATCGCCTATGAGCCGGGGCCCTTTGAAGATGATGACGACATGGAATAG
- the rdgB gene encoding non-canonical purine NTP pyrophosphatase, RdgB/HAM1 family, with protein MSLILQPGARIVVATHNPGKARELAEILENRFELVTAGQLGLAEPEETETTFEGNALLKARAAARASGLVALADDSGLSVTALGGAPGIFSARWAGETKDFGIAMARIEAELAALDTGDRSAWFTCALAVAWPDGPAVVVEGRLDGDLTFPARGDRGFGYDPIFVPKGRTETFGEMDPLMKDAMSHRALAFAQLRAAVL; from the coding sequence ATGTCCCTGATCCTGCAGCCTGGCGCCCGCATCGTTGTCGCGACCCATAATCCGGGCAAGGCGCGCGAACTGGCCGAAATTCTCGAGAACCGATTCGAGCTGGTGACAGCGGGTCAGCTGGGCCTTGCAGAGCCTGAAGAAACCGAGACGACCTTTGAAGGCAACGCCCTGCTGAAGGCCCGGGCGGCGGCCCGGGCCAGCGGGCTGGTGGCCCTGGCTGATGATTCCGGCCTGTCCGTGACGGCGCTCGGCGGCGCTCCGGGAATCTTTTCAGCCCGTTGGGCCGGCGAGACCAAGGACTTCGGCATCGCCATGGCGCGGATTGAGGCCGAGCTTGCCGCCCTGGACACCGGCGATCGCAGCGCCTGGTTCACCTGCGCCCTGGCCGTGGCCTGGCCGGACGGTCCTGCGGTGGTGGTCGAGGGACGCCTTGATGGCGACCTGACCTTTCCGGCGAGGGGAGATCGCGGGTTCGGCTATGATCCGATCTTCGTGCCGAAAGGCAGGACCGAAACCTTCGGCGAAATGGACCCCCTCATGAAGGACGCCATGAGTCATCGGGCCCTGGCCTTCGCCCAGCTGCGGGCAGCCGTGCTTTGA
- a CDS encoding coproporphyrinogen III oxidase — translation MRPPLGVYVHWPFCARICPYCDFNVYRHRGREDQGLALKTAILRDLEAQAAGLENRELVSVFFGGGTPSLMEPDWVAEILQTCRSLWPGAADIEVSLEANPTDAEAARFEAFAAAGVNRLSLGLQALDDQDLQLLGRDHSALEGLRAARLAATIFPHLSIDLIYARPGQTVEAWTRELEAALELGAQHVSPYQLTIEPGTAFDRAVGRGRMIPPGEDLAADLYEVTQEILGRAGFEAYEVSNHARSPAHQSRHNLVYWRGEDYLGVGPGAHGRVTQNGVRQATVAAMTPGAYIGQVAAGGTGLAEQEALSPVAAAEERLLSGLRTWEGVSYGELAALGLTSDHPEVIALTTDGLLAPDVDRLRPTPAGRLVLNWLTSRLALA, via the coding sequence TTGAGGCCGCCCCTCGGCGTCTACGTCCACTGGCCTTTCTGCGCCCGGATCTGTCCCTATTGCGACTTCAACGTCTATCGCCACCGGGGCCGGGAAGATCAGGGTCTGGCCCTGAAGACCGCCATACTCCGGGACCTCGAAGCCCAGGCCGCCGGTCTGGAAAATCGGGAACTGGTCTCCGTCTTCTTCGGCGGCGGCACCCCCTCCCTGATGGAGCCGGACTGGGTCGCCGAGATCCTGCAGACCTGCCGTAGCCTGTGGCCAGGGGCTGCGGACATTGAAGTCAGCCTGGAGGCCAATCCGACCGACGCCGAAGCCGCCCGGTTCGAGGCCTTTGCGGCGGCCGGCGTCAACCGCCTGTCCCTGGGCCTGCAGGCGCTGGATGACCAGGATCTGCAACTGCTCGGGCGCGACCACTCGGCGTTGGAGGGTCTTCGCGCCGCCAGACTCGCCGCAACCATCTTCCCGCACCTGTCGATTGACCTGATCTATGCCCGCCCTGGCCAGACGGTCGAAGCCTGGACCCGCGAGCTGGAGGCCGCCCTGGAACTGGGCGCCCAGCATGTCTCGCCCTACCAGCTGACCATTGAACCAGGGACCGCCTTTGACCGCGCCGTCGGTCGCGGGCGCATGATCCCGCCGGGGGAGGACCTTGCCGCCGATCTCTATGAGGTTACCCAGGAGATTCTCGGCCGCGCCGGTTTCGAGGCTTATGAGGTCTCCAACCATGCCAGGTCGCCGGCCCACCAGTCCCGGCACAACCTCGTCTACTGGCGGGGGGAGGACTATCTGGGGGTCGGTCCCGGCGCCCATGGCCGTGTCACGCAAAACGGGGTCAGGCAGGCGACCGTCGCCGCCATGACCCCCGGGGCCTATATCGGTCAGGTTGCTGCGGGCGGCACTGGGCTGGCCGAGCAGGAGGCCCTCAGCCCGGTCGCCGCGGCTGAGGAGAGACTGCTATCCGGGCTTCGCACCTGGGAAGGCGTTTCCTATGGCGAACTTGCCGCCCTTGGCCTGACCTCAGATCACCCGGAGGTCATCGCCCTGACGACCGACGGCCTGCTTGCGCCCGACGTCGACCGCCTGAGACCAACCCCGGCCGGCCGGCTGGTGCTCAACTGGCTGACAAGTCGTCTCGCCCTTGCGTGA
- the rsmI gene encoding 16S rRNA (cytidine(1402)-2'-O)-methyltransferase, translating into MSRHPPPPPLSDAELAPGLYLVATPIGNLRDITLRALDILNGADMVLAEDTRVTAKLMNAYGLSKKLERYDEHAAERAAPKILRALADGARVALVSDAGTPMVSDPGFRLARDALAQGSSVFPAPGASAVLAALAVAGLPTDMFMFAGFPPPKSAARRTFFESLGNVPATLVFFEGASRVSASLQDMAAVFGNRDAAVARELTKLYETVVRAPLGALAANPDFADPKGEFVILVGPGVAQAATSDQVDQALRDALARLRPADAAAEVSKAYGLPRRELYNRVMALRAEDR; encoded by the coding sequence ATGTCGCGCCATCCACCGCCCCCGCCCCTCTCCGATGCCGAACTGGCGCCAGGCCTCTATCTTGTCGCGACGCCCATCGGGAACCTGCGGGACATCACCCTGCGCGCCCTGGACATACTGAACGGCGCCGACATGGTCCTGGCGGAAGACACCCGGGTCACGGCAAAGCTGATGAACGCCTATGGCCTGTCCAAGAAGCTGGAACGCTATGACGAGCACGCCGCCGAACGGGCCGCGCCGAAGATCCTGAGGGCGCTCGCCGATGGCGCCCGGGTCGCCCTGGTGTCCGACGCCGGCACGCCCATGGTGTCGGATCCCGGCTTCCGGCTGGCGCGGGACGCCCTCGCCCAAGGGTCCAGCGTCTTTCCAGCGCCCGGCGCCTCGGCGGTCCTGGCGGCCCTGGCCGTGGCCGGGCTTCCGACAGACATGTTCATGTTCGCCGGCTTTCCGCCGCCCAAGAGTGCGGCCCGCAGGACTTTTTTTGAGTCCCTCGGCAATGTCCCGGCGACCCTGGTCTTTTTCGAAGGCGCCAGTCGTGTTTCGGCAAGCCTGCAGGACATGGCCGCCGTATTCGGCAATCGCGACGCCGCCGTCGCCCGGGAGCTGACCAAGCTTTATGAGACCGTGGTCCGCGCCCCTCTGGGCGCCCTTGCCGCCAATCCCGACTTTGCAGATCCCAAGGGTGAATTCGTTATTCTGGTAGGCCCCGGCGTGGCTCAGGCGGCCACATCGGATCAGGTGGACCAGGCCCTGCGCGACGCCCTGGCGCGGCTGAGACCCGCCGACGCCGCCGCCGAGGTCAGCAAGGCCTACGGGCTACCCCGGCGCGAGCTCTATAACCGGGTCATGGCCCTGAGGGCCGAAGACCGGTGA
- a CDS encoding glutathione synthase encodes MSLKVAVQMDPLETIRIAGDTSFLMMLNAQARGHSLFVYTPEKMSLEDGRLLARGRSVTVQDVEGDHAKFGPWEVRDLSEMDVVLLRQDPPFDMAYITSTHFLDAIHPGTLVVNNPTEVRNAPEKLYVTTFPGVQPPTLVTSDIEAIYDFRERHGDIVLKPLYGGGGSGVARLLADDPNLDALLDLHRMIGREPVIAQKFIPAVVKGDKRILLVDGEPVGAINRIPKAGQIRSNLAVGGSAVAVELTARDRELCGIIGPELKRRGLMFVGIDVIGDYLTEINVTSPTGSRALKAFTGVDATEIMWDRIEALRRQA; translated from the coding sequence ATGTCGCTGAAGGTCGCCGTCCAGATGGACCCGCTGGAGACCATCCGCATTGCTGGCGACACCAGCTTTCTGATGATGCTCAACGCCCAGGCCCGTGGTCACAGCCTGTTTGTCTACACCCCCGAGAAGATGTCACTGGAAGATGGCCGCCTGCTGGCCCGCGGACGTTCAGTGACGGTGCAGGACGTGGAGGGGGACCACGCAAAATTCGGTCCCTGGGAGGTGCGTGACCTCTCGGAAATGGACGTGGTGCTCCTGCGCCAGGACCCGCCCTTCGACATGGCCTACATCACCTCGACCCACTTCCTGGACGCCATCCACCCCGGGACCCTGGTGGTGAACAATCCGACAGAAGTGCGGAACGCTCCGGAAAAGCTCTACGTCACCACCTTCCCCGGCGTGCAGCCGCCGACCCTGGTGACCTCGGACATCGAAGCCATCTACGACTTCCGCGAACGGCATGGCGACATCGTGCTCAAGCCCCTCTATGGCGGCGGCGGGTCGGGGGTGGCGCGGCTTCTGGCTGACGACCCCAATCTCGACGCCCTGCTGGATCTTCACCGCATGATCGGCCGCGAGCCCGTCATCGCCCAGAAGTTCATCCCGGCGGTGGTCAAGGGCGACAAGCGCATTCTCCTGGTGGACGGCGAGCCTGTCGGCGCCATCAACCGCATACCCAAGGCGGGCCAGATCCGCTCCAACCTGGCCGTCGGCGGCAGCGCCGTCGCCGTTGAACTGACCGCCCGTGACCGGGAACTCTGCGGCATAATCGGGCCGGAACTGAAGCGCCGCGGCCTGATGTTCGTGGGAATTGACGTGATCGGCGACTATCTCACCGAGATCAACGTGACCTCGCCCACCGGATCGCGGGCCCTGAAGGCCTTCACCGGCGTCGACGCCACTGAAATCATGTGGGACCGGATCGAAGCCCTGCGCCGTCAGGCCTAG
- a CDS encoding DNA-binding response regulator produces the protein MAKITLVDDDENIVTSVSLALESHGHVVKAYHDGASGLAALENDPADLAILDVKMPRMDGMEVLRRLRRTSDMPVIILTSKDEEIDEILGFNLGADDYMHKPFSQRLLIERVKALLRRAGADGEEAPPPTGDPASRALQRGKLTLDPARHDCLWEGKPVKLTVTEFLLLQSLAQRPGFVKSRDNLMDAAYDDQVYVDDRTIDSHIKRMRKKFREVAPEFDAIETLYGVGYRYRES, from the coding sequence ATGGCCAAGATCACGCTAGTGGACGACGACGAGAACATCGTGACCTCCGTCAGTCTCGCCCTTGAGAGCCACGGTCATGTGGTCAAGGCCTATCACGATGGCGCCAGCGGCCTTGCGGCCCTGGAGAACGACCCCGCGGACCTGGCGATTCTGGACGTGAAGATGCCCCGCATGGACGGCATGGAAGTCCTTCGCCGCCTGCGCCGCACCTCGGACATGCCGGTCATCATCCTGACGTCCAAGGACGAGGAAATCGACGAGATCCTGGGCTTCAACCTCGGCGCCGACGACTACATGCACAAGCCCTTCAGCCAGCGTCTGCTGATCGAGCGGGTAAAGGCGCTGTTGCGGCGCGCCGGCGCTGATGGCGAGGAAGCTCCGCCGCCCACAGGCGACCCCGCCTCCCGCGCACTTCAGCGGGGCAAGCTGACCCTGGATCCGGCCCGCCATGACTGTCTGTGGGAGGGCAAGCCGGTCAAGCTGACCGTGACCGAGTTCCTGCTGCTCCAGTCCCTGGCCCAGCGGCCGGGCTTTGTGAAAAGCCGGGATAACCTGATGGACGCCGCTTACGACGACCAAGTCTATGTGGACGACCGCACCATCGACAGCCACATTAAGCGGATGCGCAAGAAGTTCCGGGAAGTGGCTCCCGAGTTCGACGCGATCGAAACCCTCTATGGCGTCGGATATCGATACCGCGAATCCTGA
- a CDS encoding histidine kinase translates to MASDIDTANPDRGDGFGWLNWLPGSRLGRLIIVLNTLGLATVIGGALVLNELRQGLVNARMDSLTTQGELITTIIDQAATVGEPEPAMDAGYASQILQLLSNPKTQRARLFDRDGRLIADSDWVVDRVESKVLPPAKPRDAARPGAGPEKASPQGGRAADQVAQSLKDEVARALTGRHVSDTRRAEDGRLVVSVSMPIQHVQAILGVLTLEANDVDQIIARQRAALIPFILLSIVVTAASSFMLNTLIARPVRRLSRAADTVRLSRARSISLPDIARRDDELGDLTRALEAMTDAQSERMDAIERFAADVAHEIKNPLTSMRSAVETLDLVRDGPPRDKLLGIIKQDVQRLDRLVTDISNASRLDAELSREDARSIDLGRLLADIVQAYQDSQRAGEARPTVTIPDGLEAVTVSGAEGSLGQVFRNLIDNAKSFSPPGGGVRIALESLRGEAVVTVDDEGPGIPPDNLETIFQRFYTSRPKGSAFGGNSGLGLSIARQIVESQGGVLTASNRQDAIGEICGARFTVRLPLARR, encoded by the coding sequence ATGGCGTCGGATATCGATACCGCGAATCCTGATCGAGGCGATGGCTTCGGATGGCTGAACTGGCTTCCAGGCTCGCGCCTGGGGCGGCTCATCATCGTGCTCAACACCCTAGGTCTGGCCACTGTGATTGGCGGCGCCCTGGTGCTGAACGAACTGCGCCAGGGGCTGGTCAACGCCCGGATGGACAGCCTGACCACCCAGGGCGAGCTGATCACCACCATCATCGATCAGGCCGCGACCGTGGGCGAGCCCGAGCCGGCCATGGACGCCGGCTATGCCAGCCAGATCCTGCAATTGCTGTCCAATCCCAAGACGCAGAGGGCCAGGCTCTTTGACCGGGATGGCCGGTTGATCGCAGACAGCGACTGGGTCGTCGATCGGGTGGAGTCAAAGGTCCTTCCCCCCGCCAAGCCCAGGGATGCGGCGAGACCCGGCGCCGGTCCCGAAAAGGCATCCCCCCAGGGCGGCCGCGCCGCCGACCAGGTGGCCCAGTCCCTCAAGGATGAAGTCGCCCGGGCCCTGACCGGACGCCATGTCTCCGACACCCGTCGCGCCGAGGATGGCCGGCTGGTGGTGTCTGTCTCCATGCCCATCCAGCACGTCCAGGCCATACTCGGCGTCCTGACCCTTGAGGCCAATGACGTGGACCAGATCATCGCCCGTCAGAGGGCGGCCCTGATCCCCTTCATCCTGCTCTCCATTGTCGTGACGGCGGCCTCGTCCTTCATGCTGAACACGCTCATAGCCCGTCCGGTGCGGCGCCTGTCCCGGGCGGCCGATACGGTGAGGCTGTCCCGGGCCCGGTCCATATCCCTGCCGGACATCGCCCGGCGGGATGACGAACTTGGCGATCTGACAAGGGCGCTGGAGGCCATGACGGACGCCCAGTCCGAGCGTATGGACGCCATTGAGCGGTTCGCCGCCGACGTGGCCCATGAGATCAAGAACCCCCTGACCTCCATGCGTTCGGCGGTGGAAACCCTGGACCTGGTCCGCGACGGGCCGCCACGGGACAAGTTGCTGGGTATCATCAAACAGGACGTCCAGAGGCTGGACCGGCTGGTCACCGACATTTCCAACGCCTCGCGGCTTGACGCGGAACTTTCCAGGGAGGACGCCCGATCCATCGATCTTGGCCGCCTGCTCGCTGACATTGTCCAGGCCTATCAGGACTCCCAGCGGGCCGGCGAGGCGCGGCCCACTGTAACCATTCCCGACGGACTGGAAGCCGTCACGGTCTCGGGGGCTGAAGGCTCCCTTGGGCAGGTCTTCCGCAATCTGATCGACAACGCCAAGTCCTTCAGTCCCCCCGGCGGGGGGGTGCGCATCGCCCTTGAGTCCCTTCGCGGCGAGGCTGTGGTCACGGTGGATGACGAGGGCCCCGGCATTCCCCCCGACAATCTGGAGACCATTTTCCAGCGGTTCTACACATCAAGGCCCAAGGGCTCGGCCTTTGGCGGCAATTCGGGTCTGGGACTCTCCATCGCCCGTCAGATTGTCGAGTCCCAGGGCGGGGTTCTGACAGCCTCAAACCGCCAGGATGCGATCGGGGAGATCTGCGGCGCCCGGTTCACCGTCCGCCTGCCCCTGGCCCGGCGCTGA
- a CDS encoding serine kinase, which translates to MDQVLHAGLMALRQEGLWQGVLITGPSGSGKSDLALRLLADGYRLVADDRTLVWTSGGVLFGRAPDPLSGRIEVRGQGVFAGQRFLPACRIVLEVRDGVSERWPDPDHASYLGLRIPRLTLSLLEVSAVSKLSHALWHLGRGAEGAYLDGLASSASLRSGGDSR; encoded by the coding sequence ATGGACCAGGTTCTCCATGCCGGCCTGATGGCCCTTCGACAGGAGGGGCTGTGGCAGGGCGTCCTGATCACGGGGCCCTCGGGCTCGGGCAAGAGCGATCTGGCCCTGCGTCTCCTGGCCGACGGATACCGGCTTGTCGCTGATGACCGGACCCTTGTCTGGACGTCCGGCGGGGTCCTGTTCGGGCGGGCGCCGGACCCCCTCAGCGGCAGGATCGAGGTCCGCGGCCAGGGAGTTTTTGCAGGCCAAAGGTTCCTTCCCGCCTGCCGGATCGTCCTTGAAGTCCGTGACGGGGTCAGCGAGCGCTGGCCCGATCCGGACCATGCGTCCTATCTGGGATTGCGGATTCCGCGCCTTACGCTATCCCTGCTGGAAGTTTCTGCGGTTTCAAAGCTAAGTCATGCCCTCTGGCATCTTGGACGCGGCGCGGAAGGCGCGTATCTAGACGGCCTTGCGAGCAGCGCCTCGCTCCGGTCGGGTGGGGATTCCCGTTGA
- a CDS encoding PTS fructose transporter subunit IIA produces MIGLVIVTHGRLAEEFVFAMEHVVGPQSAVSAICIGPDDDMEKRRQDILTACERVNTGSGVILLTDMFGGTPSNLAISVMEQTRAEVIAGLNLPMLIKLASLRTKLCLEDCVAQAQEAGRKYISVASYVLAGDK; encoded by the coding sequence ATGATCGGCCTCGTGATCGTGACGCACGGGCGACTGGCCGAGGAGTTTGTCTTCGCCATGGAGCATGTGGTCGGCCCGCAGTCAGCGGTATCGGCCATCTGTATTGGTCCCGACGACGACATGGAAAAGCGCCGTCAGGACATACTGACGGCCTGTGAGCGGGTGAACACAGGTTCCGGAGTCATACTCCTGACCGACATGTTCGGCGGCACGCCTTCCAACCTCGCCATTTCCGTCATGGAACAGACCCGGGCCGAGGTGATCGCCGGACTGAACCTGCCCATGCTGATCAAGCTGGCCAGCCTGCGCACCAAGCTCTGTCTTGAAGACTGCGTCGCCCAGGCCCAGGAGGCCGGCCGGAAGTATATTTCGGTGGCGTCCTATGTTCTGGCAGGGGACAAATGA
- a CDS encoding HPr family phosphocarrier protein, translated as MTARATVDIINKRGLHARASAKFVKLASTFEAEVTVSKDGQSVDARSIMGLMMLAAGVGCCIDISAEGPEAEAAVEALKALVDGRFDEGE; from the coding sequence ATGACGGCGAGGGCCACCGTCGACATCATCAACAAGCGCGGCCTTCATGCCCGCGCCTCGGCGAAGTTCGTCAAGCTGGCCTCCACCTTTGAGGCGGAAGTCACGGTGTCGAAGGACGGCCAGAGTGTCGACGCCCGCTCGATCATGGGCCTGATGATGCTGGCGGCCGGCGTCGGCTGCTGCATAGACATTTCCGCTGAAGGCCCGGAGGCCGAGGCCGCCGTGGAAGCTCTCAAGGCCTTGGTGGACGGTCGCTTCGACGAAGGCGAATAG
- a CDS encoding sugar ABC transporter permease — protein sequence MNLYAIRAIYHFELARTWRTLIQSIASPVISTSLYFIVFGAAIGARMARIDGVSYGAFIVPGLIMLSILTESISNASFGIYMPKYAGTIYEVLSAPISALEIVIGYVGAAATKSVILGLIIMVTARLFVPYQIAHPLVMASFLVLTSVTFSLFGFVIGVWADGWEKLQIIPMMIVTPLTFLGGSFYSINMLPGIWAKIALFNPVVYLVSGFRWSFYGISDVPVGLSLAATFGFMIACLIAITVIFRTGYKLKA from the coding sequence ATGAACCTCTATGCCATTCGGGCCATCTACCACTTCGAGCTCGCCCGGACATGGCGGACCCTGATCCAGTCCATCGCCTCTCCGGTGATCTCGACCTCGCTCTATTTCATCGTGTTCGGCGCTGCCATTGGCGCCCGCATGGCCAGGATCGACGGGGTCTCCTACGGAGCCTTCATCGTGCCGGGGCTGATCATGCTGTCCATACTGACCGAGAGCATTTCCAACGCCAGTTTCGGCATCTACATGCCCAAATACGCCGGCACGATCTACGAGGTGCTGTCAGCGCCGATCTCGGCCCTGGAAATCGTCATCGGCTATGTGGGCGCGGCGGCGACCAAGTCGGTCATTCTGGGGCTGATCATCATGGTCACGGCCCGGCTTTTCGTGCCCTACCAGATCGCCCATCCCCTGGTCATGGCGAGCTTCCTGGTCCTGACCTCGGTCACATTCAGCCTGTTCGGCTTCGTGATCGGCGTCTGGGCTGACGGCTGGGAGAAACTGCAGATCATTCCCATGATGATTGTCACCCCACTGACCTTCCTGGGCGGCAGCTTCTATTCGATCAACATGCTGCCGGGGATCTGGGCGAAGATCGCCCTGTTCAACCCCGTGGTCTATCTGGTGTCGGGGTTCCGCTGGTCGTTCTACGGAATTTCGGATGTACCGGTGGGCCTGAGTCTGGCGGCCACTTTCGGCTTCATGATCGCTTGCCTGATCGCCATCACGGTGATCTTCCGGACCGGCTACAAGCTGAAGGCCTAG
- a CDS encoding multidrug ABC transporter ATP-binding protein has protein sequence MTPIIEVTDLNKTYASGFSALKSVNLTIRKGEIFALLGPNGAGKTTLISIICGIVNPTSGKILADGCDIIADYRAARRRIGLVPQELHTDAFESVWDTVKFSRGLFGKAPDPAYLQKVLEDLSLWDKRSEKIMNLSGGMKRRVMIAKALSHEPAILFLDEPTAGVDVELRRDMWAMVRRLRDSGVTIILTTHYIEEAEEMADRIGVISRGEIILVEDKAALMSKLGKKQLILSLVTPLSETPVGLAGESLELSADGTELVFTFDGQSDQKNIAALLRRLNDQGIEFRDLKTQESSLEDIFVSLVRAAA, from the coding sequence GTGACGCCCATCATTGAAGTAACTGACCTCAACAAGACCTATGCCAGCGGATTTTCCGCCCTGAAATCGGTCAATCTCACCATCCGCAAGGGTGAGATCTTCGCCCTGCTCGGTCCGAACGGGGCGGGCAAGACCACCCTGATCAGCATCATCTGCGGCATCGTCAATCCGACGTCGGGAAAGATCCTGGCCGATGGCTGCGACATCATCGCAGACTATCGCGCCGCCCGCCGCCGGATCGGCCTGGTGCCCCAGGAACTGCACACCGACGCCTTCGAAAGCGTCTGGGATACGGTGAAATTCTCCCGCGGCCTGTTCGGCAAGGCGCCGGATCCAGCCTATCTGCAGAAGGTGCTGGAGGACCTCAGCCTCTGGGACAAGCGGTCGGAAAAGATCATGAACCTTTCCGGCGGCATGAAGCGCCGGGTGATGATCGCCAAGGCCCTCTCCCATGAGCCCGCCATCCTCTTTCTCGACGAGCCGACGGCGGGGGTCGACGTCGAGCTGCGCCGGGATATGTGGGCCATGGTCAGGCGCCTTCGCGACAGCGGTGTCACCATCATATTGACCACCCACTATATCGAGGAGGCCGAGGAAATGGCCGACCGGATCGGGGTGATTTCCCGCGGCGAGATCATACTGGTGGAGGACAAGGCCGCCCTCATGTCCAAGCTGGGCAAGAAGCAGCTGATCCTGTCCCTGGTTACGCCGCTCAGCGAAACGCCGGTCGGCCTTGCCGGAGAATCCCTCGAACTGTCGGCGGACGGGACCGAGCTTGTCTTCACCTTTGACGGCCAGTCCGATCAGAAGAACATTGCGGCCCTGCTGAGGCGGTTGAATGACCAGGGCATTGAGTTTCGCGACCTGAAGACCCAGGAGAGCTCCCTGGAAGATATCTTTGTCAGCCTGGTGAGGGCCGCAGCATGA
- a CDS encoding adenosylhomocysteinase — translation MTDYVVKDISLADFGNKEIAIAETEMPGLMAVRAEFGKAQPLKGARIAGSLHMTIQTAVLIQTLEALGADVRWASCNIFSTQDHAAAAIAANGTPVFAIKGETLEEYWDYAHRIFEWSDGGYPNLILDDGGDATLLCVLGPKAEKDPSVLSNPQNEEEEALFKVMKRYLAEKPGFYSGIRDACKGVSEETTTGVHRLYQMAERGELPFPAINVNDSVTKSKFDNLYGCRESLVDAIRRGTDVMLSGKVAVVLGYGDVGKGSAASLRNGGARVIVTEVDPICALQAAMEGYEVQTMEDVADKGDIFVTATGNKDVLTVDHMRAMKNNAIVANIGHFDSEIQVAGLKNFKWDKIKDQVHHVEFPDGKKIILLSEGRLVNLGNATGHPSFVMSASFTNQTLAQMELWTNGASYETKVYTLPKHLDEKVAMLHLAKLGAKLTQLSKDQADYIGVPEAGPFKPDHYRY, via the coding sequence ATGACCGACTATGTGGTGAAAGACATCTCCCTGGCCGATTTCGGCAACAAGGAGATCGCCATTGCCGAGACCGAAATGCCCGGCCTGATGGCTGTGCGCGCTGAGTTCGGCAAGGCTCAGCCGCTGAAGGGCGCCCGGATCGCCGGCTCCCTGCACATGACCATCCAGACGGCGGTGCTGATCCAGACCCTGGAAGCCCTGGGCGCTGACGTGCGCTGGGCCTCCTGCAATATCTTCTCGACCCAGGACCACGCCGCAGCGGCCATCGCCGCCAACGGCACCCCTGTCTTCGCCATCAAGGGCGAAACCCTGGAAGAATACTGGGACTACGCCCACCGGATCTTCGAATGGTCGGACGGCGGCTACCCCAACCTGATCCTCGATGACGGCGGTGACGCCACCCTGCTCTGCGTCCTGGGCCCCAAGGCCGAGAAGGACCCGTCGGTCCTGTCCAACCCGCAGAACGAGGAAGAAGAAGCCCTCTTCAAGGTGATGAAGCGTTACCTTGCCGAAAAGCCCGGCTTCTACTCTGGCATCCGCGACGCCTGTAAGGGCGTGTCGGAAGAAACCACCACGGGCGTGCACCGCCTCTACCAGATGGCAGAGCGCGGCGAGCTGCCCTTCCCCGCCATCAACGTCAATGACAGCGTGACCAAGTCCAAGTTCGACAACCTCTATGGTTGCCGCGAGAGCCTGGTGGACGCCATCCGTCGCGGCACCGACGTCATGCTCTCGGGCAAGGTCGCCGTGGTCCTGGGCTATGGCGATGTGGGCAAGGGTTCCGCCGCCAGCCTGCGCAATGGCGGCGCCCGGGTCATCGTCACCGAAGTCGACCCGATCTGCGCCCTGCAGGCAGCCATGGAAGGCTATGAAGTCCAGACCATGGAAGACGTGGCCGACAAGGGCGACATCTTTGTCACCGCCACCGGCAACAAGGACGTTCTGACCGTGGACCACATGCGGGCCATGAAGAACAACGCCATCGTCGCCAATATCGGTCACTTCGACAGCGAGATTCAGGTGGCCGGCCTGAAGAACTTCAAGTGGGACAAGATCAAGGATCAGGTCCACCACGTGGAATTCCCGGATGGCAAGAAGATCATCCTGCTGTCCGAAGGCCGTCTGGTGAACCTGGGCAACGCCACGGGTCACCCCAGCTTCGTGATGAGCGCCTCCTTCACCAACCAGACCCTCGCCCAGATGGAGCTGTGGACCAACGGCGCCAGCTACGAGACCAAGGTCTACACCCTGCCCAAGCATCTCGATGAAAAGGTCGCCATGCTTCACCTGGCCAAGCTGGGCGCCAAGCTGACCCAGCTGTCCAAGGACCAGGCCGACTATATCGGCGTGCCGGAAGCCGGTCCGTTCAAGCCGGATCACTATCGCTACTAG